The window tgTTACATGAGACATAGAATGTTTGTAAATCAGCATACAGTTTTAGAAAGATGGCAGTACTATTAtctttttatttgcattataaTTTTGATCACTCCAAAATTTGGTAACAATCTTAACATATGCTCTTGTGTTCATTATGCTCTGGCATTTGAAGCCACCTTTAAAGCAAGTGATTTCAAACTTTGACTTATaaattacttttatagtcactacatcatacatgtgttcaacttcatactgtattgaaaatatcaataaatgatagttcaaactatagacatttgtttaattactttaaattatcaatttccatGCCACAATTTAGCAAAAGTTtgggaaaattatcatttctgttgAGGGCCCCATATTTCCAAACAAAATGGCATATCCCATGGGtcacaaaaacaataaatgaacattttagctCCCCATCTTTATGTCCAAGTGGTTTTCgaatgattgacattactaCATGTAGCTAGTATTTCAGGTACCAGCCGCCTTAATATAAGTGTCACCATAATTAAATCACTGTGTTAACTGTTTCTACTACTACTTCTACTACTATTTCTACATTTACCACTTATGCTGCTATACTGCAGCTACTATAAAAGTATTGTTAATTCTAAATAGACCGCGATGGACTCCAAACATAGTTTAGTAAACTGATTTTACTTGGTGTGATTGCTAATTGACAACATTTTGATGATATTCTTTGTGAATTATCTAGGCCTATTGCCTAAATTTTaggacatttttttaatataaaaattgtccATGCAACAGAAAGGAACCTCTCTTACCTTGGTCTAGACAATGCAACGTATTGATTCTAGGTAATTTTTGGGTGACCCCCTAAAAATCCTCAGTGAGGTGGTTCCCTAGCTATCTTCAGTGAGGGGTAATTCTTGTATTTAGAAACATCAGATTGACACTAGTATAAGAAACGCATCAAGTGGAGTTAAGTCATTCAGTATATGACTGGCTGATTTGTATATTGTGGGCGGAGTCTAAATCTAAcagtaaaaaaatcaaatttggaATGAAACGTTTGATTGTAAAGCCATACaaggaaataaaatagaaatcgtagtatttgattttatggtgttttttttaaagaattattgaTCAAATATGAAACGGTGACCTCATCCAATTAGTTGGATATCTGTTATGAAAATTACTAGCATTCATCGtttactattacttattagctATCAACTGGGTTGCAATGTTTTTTATCAAAcgtaattttaatttcaacctAGTAAAAAAACTTAGCTGGTCCATGTTTATTTCAGATGATTCATAAATGGTTTCTGAGGTTAATATTGGTTATCTTTTCATTTCTAACTATCGGAATAACGCCATCCATTTTATGTTTAATCTGTCTAGCAGACGGCACTTTAAGATTAGATAATACTaagtacttttaaaaaagtatagaAGATTGCTCTGCCTATCATCAGTTCACTAACAACGAATCTAGTCCTCGGGGGCGTTTTATGTTTATCTGGGTACTTGACAATATACAATATGGGTGTTTTCTGTTCTTTACATAACTTTCTAAAGCAGGTATATGATATTGGTTACTACTCTGGAGATGAAAAAAGAGGCATTTTGTAAGCATCCTAAAAGTTCAACTAGACTTAAATCGTCTCGTACAAGCAAGGTAGAACAGTAACCAATAACAAACACATCTTTTATCTCCAGAACAGACTTTGTGAAATCCGATTTTTTAACCTGTGGAACATTTATTGAAGTAAAGATGTCATAATaacgaaatatttattatacattATCACGAGTCTCCCTTTCTCtcattttcttttaatctatctatctattaagtttttgattttgtactttttaaatagaaaaataaacaaaaaacaaacaaataaaaattgaaacagtCGGGTTGGGggttgttaaaaaattaaattaacaaaCCCATCAAACTGGCTATGTGCAGATATTTTGTTAGTTTGAGAGCGAACGTCAAGTTGTTAGTACGGTACTACGGTCCCTGAAATGTTCTACCTTCCAACATGAACTATGTAAGCGAACGGTGAACGAACGCAAAAATGGGAAAGAAGAATATTTCAGGGACTGTACCAACGACTTCCAACCTCACAGAATCTGCACTAAGTAACCCACCTCGGTTTTGAGTTGCTCTAAACGGGGTTTTTTTCCAGATTCCAATAGATTTGTATATTTAACAGCTTCACAagctaaaacatttttcatttactgTCATTCACTGCCATTTATCCACTATAATAActgcaaagtaaaaaaaaaaaatacttttcaagctaaaaaaaaatattatttgtgtgttcaatttaaatttacattgcaTCAAGATATTTCATTAGATTGTAGCAATGTAGATTTTCTACGATTTTCTACAAAATTGTCCCTATTTACTTTGCATCCTTTTAGGGTCAGCATCGTTAATGTATTATCGTCACAAATACAACAAATTTGAACGACAGTTAATCAGAAATTATGCTAAGTGAAATCATAAATTGCAACATCGCgttagaagatttttttttttttctgcataagTTAAGATCATTTTGGGGAATCTCTATCAATCCGGGGAttatggttttaaaaatttaaattgaacatttaaaaaaaagtatgtacaAGCTAAGTTGTGAATTTCTGGACTTTACAACAAATCTCAGATTGACTCCGGCAATAATGTTTCCAATTTGAAAATGATTGCATAAAATTGACGATTGTattcaaaaaagaattttttttaaatccccgTTAACATTTCTATGTATATCTCATCTCACGATATCTGCAAACCGATACTAGTATAAACTGTAACATTATGGTTCCTGAGAAGATCCCCAGAGATTAttccttttacatgtacatttaatttaaatcaacatttaatCGCCTAAAGCAGTTAAATCCTATCCAGAGTGGCCATCTTATttgcaattttgaaatttgtcaaaactattaaaattcaattaagatttttttttatacatttttataacagagagagagagagagagagagagagagagagagagagagagagagagagagagagaaggcgAGAGACAGGTACGGAGAGACTCGAATGTTACAATAACTAGGACACTAAGCAAGAGTGGATCTCTTCAGATTCTTGTTATAAGTCACTCAACTCGACGTGTCAGTTTAAGGAGGTACTGGACAGCTCAAAAATGTAACTTccgctatatatatatatatatatatatatatatatatatatatatatatatatatatatatatatatatatatatatatatatatatatatatatatatatatatatatatacacagtgTACATgcacatttaagaaataaacagcaatttaaaacgtttaccggcatataaagttggttggtcatgtgatcaaatcctgtgaagcccgtAGGTTTTCTgtgtagatttgatcacgtaccaaccaaccAAGACAAATCGTTCAGGAACTGTTAAAATCatagagattttatgtttacaataatccaagcgacAAGCGATGAGCgcgtgctatgatcattgtgacgtcacgaaGAAATTCAGTTCACTGgaatatgaagttggttggtcacgtgatcaaatcctgtgaaacCCCACGGGcttctcagtagatttgatcacgtatcaaccaacttcatatcccggtcagctttttaacattgctgtttaattatttatatttacgtttgaaaaagacaaatcatTCAGAAGTGATAATATAACAGAGATTTTATGcttacaataatccaagcgacaagcgataagcgcgttctatgatcattgtgacgtcacgaaACGGTTAATACAGAATTGCACGTTTTCGcttttctataggttcatataaggacaaaatatttgcaaatgtaaataaacagaATTGAACGTGttcgctattctataggtttatataaggaaacatatttgcaaatgtaaatattgtactttattgtcaaatatattGTTCAATTCTTAAACATTAGAACAGCGACTTTATTCTGATTATGTACTTTCGTCCTAATTGTCATCCGATAATATGCTATATCACACTATTTcattttaacttctttttttagCTAAATTTTGACCATATACCCTCTTAAGTAGCTATACGTGGGCTAATAGGTACATTACTTTTCAAATaagtaatataaaaatataaattatgcaTACTTTCTTTAAAGTTCAGTCAATAATTTTAATGACATATTTGTACATAGTTTTGGGAAAACCGTGTCCCTGACCTGGTCACTTAATAAATCCTATAAGAGGATAGGACTTCTGAGTAGCCAAGAAGTGCTCTGGGGTTTCCATCGGATGTTTGTGTGTATAAGCTTAAGAGCTTTTCCAGATACTGTCTGTTTACATCAATTACCTTCACTACttgtacaatatttattttaaaatgaggTTAGGAAaacattgttttcttttgtatttttacatttctTATCCCGGCGATTATTTCTGTTCGCTATGTAATCTAGGCAGGTTTGGAGACTTGTAAGGGGTACCAAGTTattgcaggactgtagctccacGGGGAATTCGGGTTGGCTTTTTGTGCGCAATAGCTTATAGGTATACAGTTTGTTGCATggatggaactgtagctctacgGTCCGTCAACGCGAATTCCCCTGGAGCTTCATGTCTGCAGCTAGGAAAGGGGTAGCCTCATAACCCTGACGGGATTTTGCTGTCatcttgtaaattttgtatttacacccacccggtaaattcaaaatttacaacaagacATTGCTATGCTAAAAATCAAGTTATAATGGGTTTATTCTCGATTATAATCTGTGTTTGGTGATCATTGCGTACATAGAAACTTGTTAAGGTAGAAGTCATTTGGTTTTGAAGTGTAACGCATGATAAATTATAAATCTGAAACTTTGTTTATTGAAACCAGAGaatcaaaaatatcatacaGTTTGTTATATTTTGGTAAAAGAACCGcagaaaggaaataaaatatattttcatcaaCATTGCTCTGGtgatttgtaattttcaatatcaaaattattgcGGACTTTGGACATCTTCGTGCACGTGAATACACTGTAATTCATCAGAATCCAAAATATTTCTTCAGGCGACGAAAAACACCTTGACCCTTAGAGCGTTTGACCTACAAAACAAGAAATTAGattttatgtgttaaaatgaacTTTTCTTTCTCAAGAATTGGAAAACCAATTTAAATTTCTGcttttgttttacattatatataaagATTATCTAGTCAAAGAAATCGTTAGTTCTTTATACAGTACATATGTTAAACAAAGATTTGGAAGGCTTTATAACAGACACTAGCAAAAGTAAGAGACATGTTGCATGTGTATATGTTGATATATAATGGATTTCTTTTTAGCAAGTCGATTAAAGAACTGCCCATTAACACAAAAAgctgaaaatatattataatatcttTGGATAATCCAGTAACTTTatagaatatataaataaaatgcatcGTCTATTAGCGAAGAATAACAACATTTAATATACACAATGTATATGGACATACCCCACATAAACACTTGGCGGCGGTAGGTTTTACATGACCTTGTAGGGAGCCATCGACTTCCGGAGTAGATCTAGAGACGCTGATTCCAGGGTCTGGGACAGGTGCTTTTGGATTCTCAAAGCCCTCAACCTGTAAATACCAAAACAAAATGgaactgttatttttttctacaaaactgtgtatgtgtgtgtgtgcgtgccTGTATTTGCCCAAGTGGGGAGGTTGTTACGAATTTAGACAGTTTTTTTAGCAATTGAAATACAAGCGTAGAActacacccccctccccccccccctttaacaaaattattcataagacccccccccccccctggaaacaATTTCTAAATCCGTGAATGAAGTATGATAATAATATTCTATGTAATTTAAATCTGCATTAGAATAGATGAAACGTAACAACTTTTGGTGAACAACTTTTTCTGTAACCGGTACTATTACGGAGATTGATCCCTCACTATATCCAAAACACCTTGGGGATCAATCTTAAAAACTATAGACATATAGGAAAACCTTTTAAGGAAAAGTTGTTGTATTTGATACACATTATTGCAGATTTATATCAAACAtttcataatcaattaaattttcttttattttttgcactttaaattcatatcccatttgggctattGTATCCCAAACAGggtattatatcccatttgggcgaTTGGTCCCAACCTATTAATTTATCTTCTACCccttttaaagaaagaaagaaagagagaaagacagAAAGAAAGTTTAATTGCTAAATGCATTATGTCGAATGTATGAATGGAAAAAACGCATTTGaccttaaaattgttttatgcTGTAGGTAAATATTTTCCTCTAATATGATAATAGCTT is drawn from Crassostrea angulata isolate pt1a10 chromosome 5, ASM2561291v2, whole genome shotgun sequence and contains these coding sequences:
- the LOC128183650 gene encoding uncharacterized protein LOC128183650, with protein sequence MSIVFKIDPQGVLDIVEGFENPKAPVPDPGISVSRSTPEVDGSLQGHVKPTAAKCLCGVKRSKGQGVFRRLKKYFGF